One segment of Fervidobacterium sp. DNA contains the following:
- the acpP gene encoding acyl carrier protein, with translation MEKRVCEIIAEQLGIDLNDVQPDKNLMEDLGADSLDIVDLVMAFEDEFGVKISDQDLSKIKTVQDVIEAIKQRS, from the coding sequence ATGGAAAAAAGAGTATGCGAAATTATAGCTGAACAACTTGGTATTGATTTGAACGATGTGCAGCCTGACAAAAACCTGATGGAAGACCTTGGAGCTGACTCACTTGACATAGTAGACTTGGTTATGGCATTTGAAGATGAGTTTGGTGTAAAGATAAGTGATCAGGACCTTTCTAAAATCAAAACAGTTCAAGATGTAATTGAAGCTATCAAGCAAAGAAGTTAA
- the fabD gene encoding ACP S-malonyltransferase → MSNRAFIFPGQGSQYSGMATDFSVYPSWDEYAQKAIDVLGFDIVEIMDGDEEILKITENAQPAIFLASYVAYVELQKKILPNFVAGHSLGEYTALAVAGVYDFETGIYLVRKRGEYISQAIRPGEGSMAAVLGVPAERVQELLSNYDELYIANYNSADQIVVSGKTESVKKFVADVTNQGLRAIELKVSGPFHTPFLDKARENMIREVEHIKFKTPKFPIVMNSIAKEVTDPEHIKHYILEQISGPVYWKQSIDRFVELGVEEFVEVGPKNVLTSMLKKAKLNAKHFTAFVTGGVLDER, encoded by the coding sequence ATGTCAAATAGGGCTTTTATTTTTCCTGGACAAGGTTCCCAATACAGCGGCATGGCAACCGATTTTTCGGTATATCCATCATGGGATGAATACGCACAAAAAGCTATAGATGTACTTGGTTTCGATATTGTTGAGATAATGGACGGGGATGAAGAGATACTGAAGATTACAGAAAACGCGCAACCTGCTATTTTTCTTGCAAGTTATGTTGCCTATGTTGAATTGCAAAAGAAAATTTTACCAAATTTTGTTGCTGGACACAGCCTTGGTGAATATACGGCACTTGCTGTTGCTGGTGTTTACGATTTTGAAACTGGAATATATTTGGTGAGAAAAAGAGGAGAGTACATATCGCAAGCTATTAGACCTGGTGAGGGTAGTATGGCAGCTGTACTTGGTGTTCCAGCTGAAAGAGTACAAGAGTTGTTAAGTAATTATGATGAATTATACATAGCTAACTATAATTCAGCGGATCAAATAGTGGTTAGCGGAAAAACTGAGAGTGTAAAAAAATTTGTGGCAGATGTAACTAATCAAGGGTTAAGAGCTATAGAGCTAAAAGTATCCGGACCTTTCCACACACCATTCCTTGACAAAGCTCGAGAAAATATGATAAGGGAAGTTGAACATATAAAATTCAAAACTCCAAAGTTTCCAATAGTTATGAACAGTATAGCAAAAGAAGTTACAGATCCTGAGCATATTAAACATTATATACTTGAGCAGATCAGTGGACCAGTGTACTGGAAACAATCGATTGACAGATTTGTTGAACTTGGCGTAGAAGAATTTGTAGAAGTGGGGCCTAAAAATGTCTTGACATCTATGCTTAAGAAAGCAAAGCTTAACGCAAAACACTTTACAGCCTTTGTTACAGGAGGCGTTCTTGATGAAAGATAA
- a CDS encoding beta-ketoacyl-ACP reductase, giving the protein MKKLEGKVAIVTGASGGIGRAIVKELSEEGCMVVGFNYSPSGEGNEYIVDITNREAVENAIENVIAKYGRIDILINNAGITKDNILYRMSYKDWDEVLNTNLTGAFNMIKSCIREIVKNEGNIINVSSVVGIEGNVGQANYAASKAGLIGLTKSLAKEFGRKNVRVNAVAPGFIETPMTEKLPDEVKKVALEKISMRRFGKPEEVAKLVRFLVTDGTYINGQVIVIDGGMEL; this is encoded by the coding sequence ATGAAGAAACTTGAGGGTAAAGTAGCTATAGTTACAGGTGCGTCTGGAGGAATTGGGAGAGCTATAGTTAAGGAATTGTCAGAAGAAGGCTGCATGGTAGTTGGTTTCAACTACTCACCTTCTGGCGAAGGAAATGAGTATATTGTTGATATAACAAACAGAGAAGCTGTTGAGAATGCTATTGAAAACGTCATCGCAAAATATGGGCGGATTGACATACTCATTAACAACGCAGGTATTACAAAGGACAACATTTTGTACAGGATGAGTTATAAGGATTGGGACGAAGTCTTGAATACAAATCTTACTGGTGCATTTAATATGATAAAAAGTTGCATTCGAGAAATTGTTAAGAATGAAGGAAATATCATCAACGTATCTTCTGTTGTAGGTATTGAAGGAAACGTAGGTCAGGCAAATTACGCAGCTTCGAAAGCGGGATTAATAGGTCTTACCAAATCTTTGGCAAAGGAATTTGGTCGGAAAAATGTACGTGTGAATGCTGTTGCACCAGGTTTTATAGAGACTCCTATGACTGAAAAATTACCGGATGAAGTAAAAAAAGTGGCTTTAGAAAAGATATCGATGCGCAGATTTGGTAAACCAGAAGAAGTTGCAAAACTTGTAAGGTTTCTTGTAACAGACGGTACTTATATTAATGGTCAAGTGATTGTAATTGATGGTGGCATGGAATTGTAA
- a CDS encoding biotin transporter BioY translates to MKDKKDRIFRVVFIPMFTALTAIGAQISIPIGNVPITLQMLFIFLAGFMLKPYDALISMLLYLTLGGAGLPVFANFSGGAQHLVGPTAGYLWAFPISAFAISFLKKSNQFLAGMVGLLIVYLLGWIWLGVSINSFIKAFMLGVLPFVPIDLVKMFIALYVWKKSEKIIGGIVNEET, encoded by the coding sequence ATGAAAGATAAAAAGGATAGAATCTTTCGTGTTGTGTTCATTCCTATGTTTACTGCATTAACAGCGATAGGAGCACAAATTTCTATACCTATAGGAAATGTACCTATAACTTTGCAGATGTTGTTTATTTTCTTAGCAGGGTTTATGCTCAAACCTTATGATGCCCTTATTTCGATGTTACTTTATTTAACTCTTGGTGGTGCAGGTCTGCCTGTCTTTGCAAATTTTTCAGGTGGTGCACAACATCTCGTAGGACCTACTGCAGGATATCTTTGGGCGTTTCCAATATCTGCTTTCGCTATCAGTTTTTTGAAAAAAAGTAATCAATTTTTGGCAGGTATGGTTGGTTTATTGATTGTTTACCTATTAGGTTGGATATGGCTTGGTGTGTCTATAAATAGTTTTATAAAAGCTTTTATGCTTGGAGTTTTACCATTTGTTCCAATTGATCTTGTTAAAATGTTCATTGCACTGTATGTATGGAAAAAGAGCGAGAAAATAATAGGAGGAATTGTAAATGAAGAAACTTGA
- the fabZ gene encoding 3-hydroxyacyl-ACP dehydratase FabZ: protein MKKEEIMKILPHREPILLVDEVIEMGEDYIIARKYIDINEPVLKGHFPGYPIYPGVYIIEGLAQSAGVLLLSKLKNNPIPLFLGIDEARFKKEVRPTCELVYHAKVLERKGTIAIIDAKAYVESQVVAKAKLMVGTKEGNLQKLAGVSDE from the coding sequence ATGAAAAAAGAAGAGATAATGAAAATTTTACCTCATAGAGAACCTATATTGCTTGTTGATGAAGTGATTGAAATGGGAGAAGATTATATTATCGCAAGAAAATATATAGATATTAATGAACCAGTCCTAAAAGGGCATTTTCCAGGTTATCCTATCTATCCAGGGGTATACATAATCGAAGGACTTGCGCAAAGTGCCGGTGTGCTTTTATTAAGTAAGTTGAAAAATAATCCTATCCCTCTTTTCTTGGGTATTGACGAGGCAAGATTTAAGAAAGAGGTCAGACCAACATGTGAACTTGTTTATCACGCGAAAGTGTTAGAGAGAAAAGGAACAATTGCTATTATCGATGCGAAAGCTTACGTGGAAAGTCAGGTTGTTGCAAAAGCTAAGTTGATGGTTGGTACGAAAGAAGGTAATCTTCAAAAACTGGCAGGTGTTTCAGATGAATAG
- a CDS encoding alpha/beta hydrolase, producing MLILNNTVFKTILFSIISFFLLSYYNSFKIVDKLRKDAKFVKVSGIDIAYREFGKENTHSGTVVFLHGFTGSSADWGYIIGSVSKNYHCIAIDIPPFGLSGKSKEFDYSDRNIVDALIETLNKLKIEKFTLVGHSMGGYLSILISNRIPEKINSLILVDSAFNYPIESQTDAINLQISQPTNRTIFLDSPIEFSILLDIGLKIYPLLKYVYTSVVGEANVLQTKHFDLLFSQNFFLPGEILVKFSIDKLNQKIETVDFSKFLFPTLIIYGENDNVTPPKIGEFFHSVLPNSQFVLLPNEGHMPLFNETIVEKIMQFLEKNKNCREFPDNHIKPMF from the coding sequence ATGTTGATACTAAATAACACTGTATTTAAAACTATTCTGTTTAGTATTATATCATTCTTCTTGCTGAGTTACTATAACTCTTTCAAAATTGTAGACAAACTCAGAAAAGATGCGAAATTTGTTAAAGTAAGTGGTATAGACATAGCTTACAGAGAATTTGGGAAGGAAAATACACATTCTGGTACAGTTGTTTTTCTCCATGGCTTTACTGGCTCCTCTGCTGATTGGGGCTACATAATAGGTAGCGTTTCTAAAAATTACCATTGTATAGCTATAGATATTCCTCCGTTCGGACTCTCAGGAAAGTCAAAAGAGTTCGACTACTCAGATAGAAATATTGTAGATGCGCTAATTGAGACCTTAAATAAGCTAAAAATAGAAAAATTCACACTCGTTGGACATTCGATGGGAGGATATCTATCTATCCTTATCTCAAATAGGATCCCGGAAAAAATAAATAGTCTTATCCTAGTAGACAGTGCATTTAACTATCCCATAGAAAGTCAGACTGATGCAATTAACTTGCAAATATCACAGCCAACTAATCGTACAATTTTCTTAGATTCTCCTATTGAGTTTTCAATTTTACTTGATATTGGACTGAAAATATACCCACTCTTGAAGTATGTATACACTTCGGTAGTTGGTGAAGCAAACGTCCTACAAACTAAACATTTTGACCTTCTATTTTCACAAAATTTCTTCTTACCCGGTGAAATCCTTGTTAAATTCTCTATCGATAAGTTGAATCAAAAAATTGAAACAGTTGACTTCTCTAAATTCTTATTTCCTACGTTAATCATTTACGGTGAAAACGATAACGTTACTCCCCCTAAAATAGGTGAATTCTTCCACAGTGTATTACCAAACTCGCAGTTCGTTTTGTTACCTAACGAAGGACATATGCCGTTATTCAACGAAACTATTGTGGAGAAAATAATGCAATTTTTGGAAAAAAATAAAAATTGTCGGGAGTTCCCCGACAACCATATAAAACCAATGTTTTAA
- a CDS encoding DegV family protein: MYIFITDSGYDLPNDVKLPFELKVLPLRVFLKEKEYEDKVTIDANELYRLELAGELATTSLPKPEVIESTIKESAARSEKVFIITISAKLSNTHDLIKNVLSSLKFNNVEIFDSKTACIKQGYVLLRAMEHVKQTGVLTQRDIDRFVDESLLVFLVPTLDYLYRGGRIGKAKALIGKMLSLKPILTTDNEGEVNTLGTTRSIEAGINTMQNIINKFLEAKNLSNDYSVIGAYTIPETKKYAEKLSEFYKKQLIGLTNIGSAIAAHVGPEAFGLVIGKGVHLD, from the coding sequence GTGTACATTTTTATTACTGATTCAGGTTATGATTTGCCAAACGATGTAAAGCTGCCATTTGAGTTGAAGGTCTTGCCATTGCGTGTGTTTTTGAAAGAAAAAGAATACGAAGATAAGGTTACAATCGATGCAAATGAGCTTTACCGTTTAGAACTTGCTGGAGAATTGGCCACAACTTCTCTCCCAAAACCAGAGGTTATTGAAAGCACAATCAAAGAAAGTGCAGCTAGGAGCGAGAAAGTTTTTATTATTACAATTTCTGCAAAACTAAGTAACACCCACGATTTGATTAAGAATGTGCTATCATCTTTAAAATTTAATAACGTAGAAATATTTGATTCAAAGACAGCCTGCATAAAGCAAGGATATGTACTGCTAAGAGCTATGGAGCATGTCAAGCAAACTGGTGTCTTAACTCAAAGAGACATAGATCGTTTTGTAGATGAATCCTTGCTTGTTTTCTTGGTACCAACTCTTGACTATCTTTACAGAGGAGGACGAATAGGCAAAGCAAAAGCTTTGATAGGTAAAATGCTCAGTTTAAAGCCGATATTGACAACCGATAACGAAGGAGAAGTTAACACACTTGGAACAACGCGTTCCATAGAGGCAGGTATAAATACTATGCAAAATATCATCAACAAATTCCTGGAAGCAAAAAATCTTTCAAACGATTATTCAGTGATAGGAGCCTATACAATTCCAGAGACTAAAAAGTATGCGGAGAAACTTTCAGAGTTCTATAAGAAACAGTTAATAGGATTAACTAACATAGGTTCTGCCATTGCAGCACACGTGGGACCAGAGGCATTTGGTTTAGTCATAGGCAAGGGGGTGCATTTGGATTGA
- a CDS encoding nitronate monooxygenase — MNRVCKMLDIKYPIIMGGMSWAGTPKLAAAVSNAGGLGIIGSGPMKAEHLEIAIEQTKALTDKPFGVNIILVSPFADELVEVVIKKQVPVVTFGAGNPSKYISKLKQAGIKVIPVVASDSMAKMMERIGADAVIAEGMESGGHIGEVTTLVLVNAVCKVVSIPVIAAGGIADGKAMAAMFALGAEGIQMGTRFIATLEADTHENFKRLIIKSGIRDTIVTGATLGHPARVIETKFAKKIRELEVKNLQEAEELLVGSLRKAVIDGNIDEGSFMAGQCVGLINEIKCVEEVIRDIMNEFFKAVENLNQEHSKLRLQMKEVNAYVK; from the coding sequence ATGAATAGAGTGTGCAAAATGCTTGACATAAAGTATCCAATAATTATGGGTGGTATGTCATGGGCGGGTACTCCAAAGTTAGCTGCCGCAGTTTCAAACGCTGGAGGACTTGGAATAATAGGCTCTGGTCCGATGAAGGCAGAACATCTTGAAATTGCTATCGAGCAAACAAAAGCACTTACCGATAAACCTTTTGGTGTAAACATAATTCTTGTTTCACCGTTTGCAGACGAACTTGTTGAAGTTGTGATAAAAAAACAGGTTCCTGTCGTAACATTTGGAGCAGGAAATCCATCAAAATACATTTCAAAGCTAAAGCAGGCCGGTATAAAAGTTATTCCTGTAGTAGCTTCAGATAGCATGGCTAAGATGATGGAACGCATTGGGGCTGACGCAGTCATAGCTGAGGGTATGGAATCCGGTGGACACATAGGCGAAGTGACTACTCTTGTGCTTGTAAATGCTGTTTGTAAAGTTGTTAGTATTCCAGTTATAGCAGCTGGCGGAATTGCGGATGGTAAAGCAATGGCTGCTATGTTTGCTCTGGGCGCAGAAGGTATTCAAATGGGGACAAGGTTTATAGCTACTTTGGAAGCTGATACACATGAGAATTTCAAAAGATTGATAATTAAATCAGGAATAAGAGATACCATTGTAACAGGTGCCACACTTGGTCATCCGGCAAGGGTGATTGAAACAAAGTTTGCAAAGAAGATCCGTGAACTTGAAGTGAAGAACTTACAAGAAGCAGAAGAATTGTTAGTCGGTAGCTTGAGAAAAGCCGTTATCGACGGCAACATAGACGAAGGTTCATTCATGGCTGGACAATGTGTTGGACTCATAAATGAGATTAAATGTGTTGAGGAAGTTATAAGAGATATTATGAATGAATTCTTTAAGGCAGTCGAGAACTTAAATCAGGAACACAGTAAGCTAAGACTGCAAATGAAAGAGGTGAATGCGTATGTCAAATAG
- the ppdK gene encoding pyruvate, phosphate dikinase produces the protein MSKKWVYFFANGKAEGTAQMKDILGGKGANLAEMTNAGVPVPPGFTISAEVCKYYYDNNRTYPTELKEQVDKAMKELEAVTGKGFGDPKKPLLVSVRSGAAISMPGMMDTILNLGLNDETVKGLVEMTNNERFAYDSYRRFLQMFGDTALGIPHADFENALSEMKAKKGVKLDTELDADDLKKLVEIYKEIYKKYDKEFPQDVYKQLWAAIEAVIWSWMSDRAIKYREIHGIKEGQLLGTAVNIVAMVFGNMGDDSGTGVCFTRDPNTGEKVHYGEFLPNAQGEDVVAGIRTPYPLEKMKEMMPQAYEELISIMDRLEAYFKDMQDIEFTVEKNKLYILQTRNAKRTSQAAIRIAVDMVHEGLIDKKTAVLRVQPSDIERVLHPKFDENERKNAKIIARGLPASPGAATGKVYFDAHKAEKAAEAGEKVLLARPETSPEDVGGMNAAEGILTARGGMTSHAAVVARGLGKPAVVGAESIFVNEEEGYLKVGDIIVKEGEWLSIDGTTGEVFLGKITTVKPRGLEGPVAELLAWADEFRKLGVRANADVPRDAKVAREFGAEGIGLCRTEHMFFEKDRIPKVRRMIVARTVEEREAALAELLPLQKEDFKGLFREMKGYPVTIRLIDPPLHEFLPQEEDQMLEVAQQIGTTVDELKKVVEQLHELNPMLGHRGVRLVITYPEIAVMQTKAIILAAIELKKEEGIEVVPEIMIPLVGHVNELNYIKKVVIETADALLKEHGVDLKYLVGTMIEVPRAAVTADQIAQEADFFSFGTNDLTQMTFGFSRDDVGKFLPEYLEKGILEDDPFKHIDTEGVGQLVKLATEKGKSVKPNLKCGVCGEHGGDPKSIMFFAQTKLDYVSASPYRIPVARLAAAQASIKYRS, from the coding sequence ATGAGTAAAAAGTGGGTTTATTTCTTTGCTAATGGAAAGGCAGAAGGTACCGCCCAGATGAAGGATATTCTTGGTGGTAAAGGTGCAAATCTTGCAGAAATGACAAATGCAGGTGTACCGGTGCCTCCCGGCTTTACTATATCAGCAGAAGTTTGTAAGTATTATTATGACAACAACAGAACTTATCCAACTGAGTTGAAAGAACAAGTTGATAAGGCAATGAAAGAACTTGAGGCAGTAACAGGAAAAGGCTTTGGAGATCCAAAGAAACCGCTACTTGTTTCCGTTAGATCTGGTGCAGCTATCTCTATGCCTGGTATGATGGATACGATTCTTAACCTTGGACTTAACGATGAAACTGTTAAGGGTCTTGTTGAAATGACAAACAACGAAAGATTTGCTTACGACTCTTACAGAAGGTTCCTTCAAATGTTCGGTGACACAGCCCTTGGAATCCCCCATGCGGATTTTGAAAATGCGCTTTCTGAAATGAAAGCCAAAAAAGGTGTGAAACTTGATACCGAACTTGATGCTGATGATCTCAAAAAACTTGTTGAAATTTACAAAGAAATTTACAAAAAATACGACAAGGAATTTCCACAAGATGTGTACAAGCAACTTTGGGCTGCTATAGAGGCAGTCATTTGGTCGTGGATGAGTGATAGGGCAATCAAGTACAGGGAAATCCATGGCATAAAGGAAGGACAATTGCTCGGTACTGCAGTAAACATTGTAGCTATGGTTTTTGGTAACATGGGCGATGACAGTGGTACAGGTGTCTGTTTCACAAGAGATCCAAACACAGGAGAAAAAGTTCACTATGGAGAATTTTTACCAAATGCGCAAGGTGAGGATGTTGTTGCTGGTATACGAACCCCTTATCCACTTGAAAAGATGAAGGAAATGATGCCACAAGCTTACGAAGAACTAATCAGCATAATGGATAGATTAGAAGCTTACTTCAAAGATATGCAGGATATCGAATTCACGGTGGAAAAGAACAAGCTTTACATTTTACAAACAAGGAACGCAAAAAGAACAAGCCAAGCAGCAATTAGAATTGCTGTTGATATGGTTCACGAAGGACTTATCGATAAGAAAACAGCAGTGCTTAGGGTGCAACCAAGCGATATTGAAAGGGTTTTACATCCAAAATTCGATGAAAATGAAAGGAAGAATGCGAAGATTATCGCTAGAGGATTACCTGCTTCACCAGGTGCAGCAACTGGTAAAGTATATTTTGATGCTCACAAGGCAGAAAAAGCAGCGGAAGCTGGTGAAAAAGTCTTGCTTGCCAGACCTGAAACAAGTCCGGAAGATGTTGGCGGTATGAATGCTGCAGAAGGTATACTTACAGCACGTGGTGGGATGACATCGCACGCAGCAGTTGTTGCAAGAGGACTTGGTAAACCAGCAGTAGTCGGTGCAGAAAGCATATTTGTGAATGAAGAAGAAGGATATCTCAAAGTTGGAGATATTATTGTAAAAGAAGGCGAATGGCTGTCTATAGACGGTACAACTGGTGAGGTTTTCCTTGGTAAAATAACTACAGTTAAACCAAGAGGACTTGAAGGACCAGTTGCCGAACTTTTAGCTTGGGCTGACGAGTTTAGAAAACTTGGTGTCAGAGCAAACGCTGATGTTCCAAGAGATGCAAAAGTGGCAAGAGAGTTTGGAGCAGAAGGTATAGGACTCTGCAGAACAGAGCACATGTTCTTTGAAAAAGATAGAATTCCAAAAGTCAGAAGAATGATTGTTGCCAGGACAGTTGAAGAAAGAGAAGCAGCTCTTGCGGAATTGTTGCCACTCCAAAAAGAAGATTTCAAAGGATTGTTCAGGGAAATGAAAGGTTATCCAGTTACAATAAGACTTATAGATCCACCACTTCATGAATTCTTACCTCAAGAGGAAGATCAGATGTTAGAAGTTGCTCAACAGATAGGGACAACTGTTGATGAACTTAAAAAAGTCGTCGAACAACTCCATGAACTTAATCCAATGCTTGGGCACAGAGGCGTGAGACTTGTTATTACATATCCAGAAATTGCTGTGATGCAAACAAAAGCTATAATACTTGCAGCTATAGAACTTAAGAAAGAAGAAGGAATAGAAGTTGTACCAGAAATAATGATTCCACTCGTAGGACATGTTAACGAATTGAATTATATAAAGAAAGTGGTAATTGAGACAGCAGATGCACTCCTTAAAGAACACGGTGTGGACCTTAAATACCTTGTTGGTACAATGATTGAGGTACCAAGGGCTGCTGTTACAGCTGATCAAATTGCGCAAGAGGCAGATTTCTTCAGCTTTGGTACTAACGATCTTACACAAATGACGTTTGGATTTAGCCGTGACGATGTTGGTAAATTCCTGCCGGAGTACCTTGAGAAAGGTATACTTGAAGACGATCCGTTCAAACACATAGATACAGAAGGTGTTGGACAACTTGTTAAGTTGGCAACAGAAAAGGGTAAATCTGTCAAACCAAATCTTAAATGTGGAGTTTGTGGAGAACATGGTGGAGATCCAAAATCAATAATGTTCTTTGCCCAGACAAAGCTCGATTATGTGAGTGCTTCACCATACAGAATTCCAGTTGCAAGACTTGCTGCTGCACAAGCAAGTATTAAATACAGAAGCTAA
- a CDS encoding glycerophosphodiester phosphodiesterase family protein, which translates to MKLLGHRGVPVLLKENTIPSLLKAFELGADGIETDLRITKDGKIVLIHDETLKSFCGEDIRIKDLELSDLRKFSSDGLKVPTLEEFLEVVPKYKCLNLEIKDYEAGELAVELSKDYEGEVIYSSFNHRLIDQLKQMYPNLKFGYLFSKEHSNMSEEEFFNLFTFNTYSAHLPIIAYEQEPEIIEKIVEKLKNMGIKIVFWTVNSKEAIKSIQHCIDYLITDDIRIFSGF; encoded by the coding sequence ATGAAGCTCTTGGGACATCGCGGCGTACCGGTTCTACTAAAAGAAAATACAATACCTTCCTTACTTAAGGCATTTGAGCTTGGAGCCGATGGAATTGAGACAGATCTTAGAATTACTAAGGATGGTAAAATTGTTTTGATACATGACGAAACTTTGAAAAGTTTCTGTGGTGAGGACATTAGAATCAAGGATCTGGAATTGAGTGATTTGAGGAAATTTTCCTCGGATGGTTTAAAAGTCCCAACATTAGAGGAATTTCTTGAAGTTGTTCCGAAATATAAGTGCCTCAACTTGGAAATAAAAGATTACGAGGCTGGGGAACTGGCAGTTGAACTTTCAAAAGACTACGAAGGAGAGGTAATATACAGCTCATTCAATCACAGACTTATAGACCAGCTCAAACAAATGTATCCAAACTTAAAGTTCGGTTATCTTTTCAGTAAAGAGCATTCAAACATGTCTGAGGAAGAATTTTTTAACTTATTTACTTTCAACACCTACAGTGCACATTTACCTATAATAGCTTATGAGCAAGAACCTGAGATCATTGAGAAAATTGTAGAAAAACTCAAAAATATGGGGATAAAAATAGTCTTTTGGACAGTTAATTCAAAGGAAGCCATAAAATCTATACAACATTGTATAGATTACTTAATTACAGATGATATAAGAATTTTTAGTGGATTTTAA
- the fabF gene encoding beta-ketoacyl-ACP synthase II — translation MGLRRRIVITGMGVVSPLGCTLSDFEKNLRETNIAIDKISSFDATNLPVRIAAEVKDFKPEDYMDKKLAKRLDRFSQFALAAARQAVEMSGLNFVGIEDRVGVVISSGMGGFLTLSEQNEVLREKGPERVSPFLIPMILINMASGIVAMEFGLKGPNFAPVSACATSIHSIILGSMLIRHGYADVVIAGGSEATIAPLPIAGFASMRALSTRNEEPKKASRPFDKARDGFVMGEGAGVIVLEAEEFAKSRGANIIAEIKGFSMNDDAYHFSAPDPEAKGSTKAMKMALEDAQIELSDIDFVNCHATSTPAGDEVELKAIENVFGDHVRKLYVNSTKTLIGHLLGAAGVVELIGAILQMNGNFVHGMPNLEDLDGPDYFNIPRSTTQAKIRNFVKNSFGFGGHNASLVVGFYE, via the coding sequence ATGGGACTAAGAAGAAGGATAGTTATTACCGGAATGGGGGTTGTTTCACCGCTTGGATGTACATTATCAGATTTTGAGAAAAACCTTAGGGAAACGAACATAGCGATTGATAAGATATCATCTTTTGATGCTACAAATCTACCCGTTCGAATCGCTGCAGAGGTTAAAGACTTCAAACCAGAAGATTATATGGATAAAAAGCTTGCCAAAAGGTTAGATCGTTTTTCTCAATTTGCGCTTGCAGCAGCTCGTCAAGCAGTTGAAATGAGCGGCTTGAATTTTGTTGGTATTGAGGATAGAGTAGGAGTTGTCATTTCTTCTGGCATGGGAGGATTTTTGACGCTCTCAGAACAAAACGAGGTGTTAAGAGAAAAAGGTCCTGAAAGAGTTAGCCCTTTTTTAATACCTATGATCTTAATTAACATGGCAAGTGGGATCGTCGCGATGGAGTTTGGACTTAAAGGTCCAAACTTTGCACCTGTGAGTGCGTGTGCTACGTCAATTCATTCAATAATTTTGGGTAGCATGCTTATTAGACATGGATATGCGGATGTAGTGATAGCAGGTGGTTCAGAGGCAACAATCGCTCCGTTACCTATTGCCGGATTTGCTTCTATGAGAGCATTATCTACAAGGAACGAAGAGCCTAAGAAGGCTTCTCGACCATTTGACAAAGCAAGGGATGGATTTGTTATGGGAGAGGGTGCAGGCGTAATAGTTCTCGAGGCTGAAGAATTTGCAAAATCCAGGGGAGCAAACATTATAGCAGAAATTAAAGGTTTCTCCATGAACGATGATGCATATCATTTTAGCGCACCAGATCCGGAAGCTAAAGGTTCAACAAAAGCTATGAAGATGGCATTAGAAGATGCGCAAATTGAGCTAAGTGATATCGATTTTGTAAATTGTCATGCCACCAGTACACCGGCTGGAGATGAAGTTGAATTGAAAGCAATCGAGAATGTTTTTGGTGATCACGTGAGAAAACTGTACGTAAATTCTACCAAAACACTTATTGGACATTTACTTGGCGCCGCTGGTGTTGTGGAGCTTATAGGTGCTATTCTTCAGATGAATGGTAATTTTGTACACGGAATGCCAAACCTCGAAGATTTAGATGGACCAGATTACTTCAATATACCAAGATCTACTACTCAGGCTAAAATCAGAAATTTTGTAAAGAATTCGTTTGGTTTTGGTGGACACAACGCCTCGTTGGTGGTGGGATTTTATGAATGA